The following coding sequences are from one Bufo bufo chromosome 2, aBufBuf1.1, whole genome shotgun sequence window:
- the LOC120991534 gene encoding uncharacterized protein LOC120991534: MDTVESFEELEGFKENKIIESSQTSTTDSVTLNENLEEVDIISSCNDSSFDLDYPYHLQACSVDEEIDNLQNLFEIKMCENLNEDGSDIVDMQETSDSPTNNPTLDNEAQDILQDDDENREISTLLSELREKYSNLSNIECFPDNPTRRENERYIEFDIEPEDDRVGNTNWCTCSRCHVMPTYVESICCHEIPNAEPYITDNTCITLHEYFNLYCQREDLININLRAVGQVRTPPPDRDFNRQRRKTAYRFFTTWVHGYLGVGNRKPIPSCAVYLIRSTFPDPEERYMGFKESYEYPAEFMALE, from the exons ATGGATACCGTTGAAAGTTTTGAAGAATTGGAGGGGTTTAAGGAAAATAAAATTATTGAATCATCTCAGACTTCT ACTACAGATTCGGTGACCCTCAATGAAAATCTAGAAGAGGTTGATATTATTAGTAGTTGCAATGATTCCTCTTTTGATCTGGATTATCCTTACCATCTTCAGGCATGTTCTGTGGATGAGGAAATTGATAATCTACAG aaTCTGTTTGAAATTAAAATGTGTGAAAATTTAAATGAAGATGGAAGTGATATAGTAGATATGCAGGAAACAAGCGATTCTCCTACTAACAATCCGACATTGGATAATGAAGCCCAAGACATTCTACAAGACGATGATGAAAACCGAGAG ATTTCAACACTTCTTTCGGAATTACGAGAAAAATACAGTAATCTATCAAATATTGAATGCTTTCCTGACAATCCTACAAGACGTGAAAATGAACGCTATATTGAGTTTGATATTGAGCCAGAGGATGATCGTGTCGGAAACACTAATTGGTGCACATGTTCGAGATGTCATGTTATGCCTACATATGTCGAGTCTATATGTTGCCATGAAATACCAAATGCAGAACCTTACATTACAGACAATACTTGTATCACACTTCATGAGTATTTTAATTTATATTGTCAAAGAGAAGACCTTATAAATATCAATCTTCGTGCCGTTGGTCAAGTTCGAACACCGCCCCCTGATAGAGATTTTAACAG GCAAAGGCGTAAGACAGCATACCGGTTTTTCACCACTTGGGTGCATGGCTATCTCGGAGTTGGAAATAGGAAACCCATACCCTCTTGTGCAGTTTATCTAATACGGAGTACTTTTCCGGACCCTGAAGAACGTTACATGGGTTTTAAAGAAAGTTACGAGTACCCTGCTGAGTTTATGGCATTGGAATAA